The following proteins are encoded in a genomic region of Nitrospiraceae bacterium:
- the rfbC gene encoding dTDP-4-dehydrorhamnose 3,5-epimerase: MNFTETSLKGAFLIDPEKIEDPRGFFARTWCQRDFERHGISFQPVQSNMSHNKYKGILRGMHYQSAPHEEAKLVWCINGAIHDVIIDLRPLSPTFMQHLSVVLSAENRRILFIPEGFANGFQTLQNESDVFYQMSEFYAPEFAKGVRWNDPAFGIHWPTDERLISDRDQSFPNFIL; this comes from the coding sequence ATGAATTTTACCGAAACCTCTCTAAAGGGAGCCTTCCTAATTGATCCAGAAAAAATTGAAGACCCGAGAGGATTCTTCGCACGAACATGGTGCCAACGGGACTTTGAGCGACATGGTATCTCCTTTCAACCTGTCCAATCCAATATGTCTCACAATAAATATAAAGGGATTCTTCGAGGAATGCATTATCAATCTGCCCCTCATGAGGAAGCTAAGCTTGTCTGGTGTATAAATGGGGCGATTCATGATGTGATCATTGACTTACGTCCTTTGTCTCCAACGTTCATGCAACATCTATCCGTCGTTCTCAGTGCAGAAAACCGTCGAATATTGTTCATCCCAGAGGGATTCGCTAATGGATTTCAGACTTTACAAAATGAGTCTGACGTTTTTTACCAGATGTCTGAGTTTTACGCTCCTGAATTTGCCAAAGGTGTGAGGTGGAATGATCCTGCTTTTGGAATTCATTGGCCCACGGATGAGCGTCTCATATCCGATCGAGATCAAAGTTTCCCGAACTTTATTCTCTAA
- a CDS encoding DUF4910 domain-containing protein has protein sequence MHRFIADLYPICRSITGDGVRETLHFIGKHIPVEIHEVPSGTKVFDWIVPKEWNIQDAYIKNARGERVVDFQKSNLHVVSYSQPVHATMTLEELLPHLHSLPGDPERIPYRTSYYKESWGFCLSHQQLMGLTDQEYEVCIDSTITEGNLTYGECYIKGELEQEILISCHICHPSLCNDNLSGIALATFLSKALSSTSLRYSYRFLFIPGTIGSITWLALHQEQVSKIKAGIVVTGVGDPGPVTYKKSRQGNAEIDRAFNYILKASGQSHAIIDFFPYGYDERQYCSPGFNLPVGCFMRTPHGEYSEYHTSGDNLNFVQPEYLDASLTCCLEVLTLLERNRTYLSQNLQCEPQLGKRGLYRAIGGESEGAKREMAMLWVLNLSDGHYSVLDIAERSNIPFCIISEAAVILADHGLLKEIVL, from the coding sequence ATGCATCGGTTTATCGCCGATCTGTATCCCATTTGTCGGAGTATTACCGGCGATGGTGTTCGAGAAACGCTTCATTTCATCGGAAAGCATATTCCTGTTGAGATTCATGAAGTCCCGAGCGGGACTAAAGTCTTTGATTGGATTGTACCTAAAGAGTGGAATATTCAAGATGCCTATATAAAGAACGCCAGGGGAGAGAGGGTTGTCGATTTTCAGAAATCAAACTTGCATGTTGTCAGCTATAGCCAGCCGGTTCACGCCACAATGACTCTCGAAGAGTTATTGCCTCATTTGCATTCTTTGCCCGGTGACCCTGAAAGGATTCCCTACCGCACCTCTTATTACAAGGAAAGCTGGGGATTCTGTCTGAGTCACCAGCAATTGATGGGGCTGACAGATCAAGAATATGAGGTGTGCATCGATTCAACAATTACAGAGGGAAATTTGACTTACGGCGAATGCTATATAAAAGGAGAATTAGAACAAGAAATTTTAATCTCCTGTCATATTTGTCATCCATCTCTATGCAATGACAACCTCTCCGGAATTGCCCTGGCGACGTTTCTTTCCAAAGCTTTATCTTCGACATCATTGCGATACTCTTATCGTTTTCTTTTTATCCCTGGAACGATTGGGTCTATCACTTGGCTCGCGCTGCATCAAGAGCAAGTATCCAAAATTAAGGCAGGAATAGTTGTGACAGGAGTGGGGGACCCTGGGCCGGTGACCTACAAGAAGAGTCGGCAAGGAAATGCTGAGATTGACCGGGCGTTCAATTATATTCTTAAAGCGTCCGGGCAGTCGCATGCTATTATCGATTTTTTCCCTTATGGGTATGATGAAAGGCAATACTGTTCTCCCGGTTTCAATTTGCCTGTTGGCTGTTTCATGAGAACGCCTCATGGAGAATATTCTGAATATCACACTTCTGGGGACAATCTAAATTTTGTTCAACCAGAATATCTTGATGCATCATTGACTTGTTGCTTAGAGGTCTTGACCCTTCTTGAACGGAATAGAACCTATCTCAGTCAAAACCTTCAGTGTGAACCACAACTAGGGAAAAGGGGGCTGTATCGGGCAATTGGGGGTGAGTCCGAAGGTGCCAAACGAGAGATGGCGATGCTTTGGGTCCTGAATTTATCCGATGGCCACTATTCCGTTTTAGATATCGCGGAACGGTCAAACATACCTTTTTGTATTATCTCTGAGGCAGCCGTAATCCTAGCTGATCATGGGTTGTTGAAGGAAATTGTTCTGTGA
- a CDS encoding dTDP-glucose pyrophosphorylase, giving the protein MRTSAKSCEREVVGLMPAGGKAERIAPLPCSKELFPLGFQLMEGSSRPRPKAVGHYLLEKFQLAGITKTYIILRKGKWDIPAYFGHGEFVNMHLGYLIMGESLGPPFTLDQAYPFVHDKLVAFGFPDIMISSENVFSSLLTQQERTQADVVLAVFPAHKPQIMDMVEMDENGKIHAMFLKPDKTDLELCWLGGVWTPVFTQFMHEYLQRFRKKNDFKTSKGGKLESEDLTVGAVIQAAISKGLQTYGVVFPEGKYIDIGTPDNLLKSLKMFGCQLT; this is encoded by the coding sequence ATGAGAACTTCCGCGAAATCTTGCGAAAGAGAGGTCGTTGGGTTGATGCCCGCTGGCGGAAAAGCCGAAAGAATTGCCCCCTTGCCTTGTAGTAAAGAATTGTTCCCGCTTGGGTTTCAACTCATGGAGGGAAGTTCTCGGCCTCGTCCAAAGGCTGTGGGGCATTATTTATTGGAGAAGTTTCAATTAGCAGGAATTACAAAAACGTATATTATTCTTCGGAAGGGCAAATGGGATATTCCCGCTTATTTCGGTCATGGGGAATTCGTAAACATGCATCTCGGGTATTTGATCATGGGGGAATCTTTGGGACCGCCATTTACCTTAGACCAAGCATATCCATTTGTTCATGATAAGTTGGTCGCGTTTGGATTCCCAGATATTATGATCAGTTCCGAAAATGTGTTTAGTTCATTACTCACGCAGCAGGAACGCACGCAAGCAGATGTGGTTCTGGCCGTTTTCCCGGCGCATAAGCCCCAAATTATGGACATGGTGGAGATGGATGAAAACGGGAAAATACACGCAATGTTTTTGAAGCCGGATAAGACTGACTTGGAGCTCTGTTGGTTAGGCGGAGTGTGGACGCCCGTGTTTACCCAGTTTATGCATGAATACCTTCAGCGCTTTCGAAAAAAAAATGATTTCAAAACTTCAAAGGGCGGCAAACTGGAATCAGAGGATTTGACCGTTGGAGCCGTGATACAAGCGGCAATCAGCAAAGGGTTACAGACGTACGGCGTGGTATTCCCGGAGGGGAAATATATTGATATTGGTACACCAGATAACCTGCTGAAATCTTTGAAAATGTTTGGGTGTCAGTTGACCTAA